DNA sequence from the Cellulophaga sp. HaHaR_3_176 genome:
CATCTTCTGAAATAGATTTACCTACATAGGTTGTCATCGCCCCAGGGTCCGGACCACCATGACCTGAAATCAAATAATATACAGCTCCTTCTAAACGTGTACTTTTCGAATCTACTTCAGCATATTTTTTTCCAAAAATATCATAAGACAATCCTTTTATTGTTTTTGTCTCAACATCTAACTTTACATTTAAATCTTCTGCTTTTATCGGAATAACATATGTTCTCCCCTCGTAAAGGTGCACACTATCTCTGAGATTATCTGCATTTACGGAAACAAATTCATCGTAAACATCATAAGGATTTGCACCTTGTTTACGTAATAACGATAAAATTCCATCACCTTTTTCAGCTACTGCATACAGTATAGTATCTTGACTATTAACGTTGCTGAACGCAAAAAAGGTAATTACTAAAAAAACAGCTAATCTCATGTTTTAATTAAAATCTAATTTTAAAAATATTTTCTATAAAGTATTTTATGAATATGGTTTAATCTTAATTTTCCATATTTACAGTAGAGTAATCAATTTGCATACCAGTAGTCACCTTGCCTACAAATTTATTCTTCTCTATTGTTGCATTTTTAGCATCTAGCTTTCTATTTTTTATATAATCAACCTTTACAAAAATCATTGCTGGTAAAGCATTGTTAGCTATGTACAAATTTGTTTTATCGATGAAAACTTTATTTTGGACTTTAAAAATATTTTCTAAATTTTTAGCAAATTGTTTACTTTCTATACTCTTATCATGGTGTTCAACAGAAATGATTGCCTTATTAAATTTAGCACCATCTATACTAACAACCAATAATCGCTGATATTCATCGCTATATTTTAAATAGCGTTTATTTATGGCTGCTACATAATCACCAAGGTTTAAATTATTTGAATCATCAGAATCAAACATAAAAACTCGTGCCCCTTTTTCTAAAAGCTCTTGAGCTATACCATAAACAACTTGATTTTTAACACTCGATGTATTTTTTAAAACAGATAAATTTTCTGAGTCAAATACATCAAATAACAAATAGTAAACTGCTTTTTTAAGTGTACTATCTTTTTTTGTTAAAGACTGCAACCTTGTATTAAAAATAGGAGTATCGACATTTTCAGAAAGATTGATAACCTTGCCCATACTATTAAAAGATGTTTCACTTTGAGGAAGTGTATATGTAACTCCAAATTTAAGCTCACTACCCTTGCTTATTTTACCTTTATTTAAATCTATAAATTTTTGATAATTTGTATTTACATCCAGTCCTTCTCCTTGTAAAACAGAAACAATACCATCTCCTTTTTTAGCTTTAAAAGTTTGAATAATCTCTTGAGAGAAAGCACTTATTGACACAAAAAATAAAAAAGGAATAACAAAAAATTTATTGAAAATCATACCATGTGTCGTTTCACAAATATTATTAAAAATACTGTCCAATTCCAAATACAATTCCGTTAGTTTCATTAGGTGTTATACCATATCCATAATCTAGCCTAAAAATAGCATTGAAAATTTTTTTATGAATGAAACGTAAACCTAAGCCTGGATAAACTCTAATATTATTTGATCTTGTAAAATCATCAAAACCTCCTCCTGGATCCCTCCAAGAACCTGCATCTATAAAAGCGTTACTCTGTAGCACAAACCAATTTCTATCAATTAAAGTATATCTATATTCAGTGTTTAAAACTATCGCCCCTGTACCCCTATCAATACTATTACCTACACCTCTAATATTTAAATTATTATCTAAAGTAAATGGCGCAAATGGTGTTTTTGGGTTGCTAGATAAGCCTAAACGCAATCTATTTGCCCAATTCCCTTTCTTTCCTATTCTTTTAAAATAGCTAAAATCATTAAATCCGATAAAGAATGGCTGTAAATTTTCATCTTTACTACCTACATACTGAAAATTTAAAGCACTTTTAAACCCTGATAAATATTGATGTTGATAATGTACATTATCGTAATTATATAAAAATTTATACAAATGTTTATTTACCTTCAATTGTTGTGGAACATTATCTTTTGTTACTCCAGATATATATTGGTAATCTTCATTAAAAAAGCTATAACCGAAAGCTAATCTATTATTAAAATTTATCTCGTAAAGGCCCAAAATTTCAATACCGTGGTTATTATATTTATAGTTTGCCGTTTCTTGATCAATAAAAACAGGTTCTTCAGTAGTTAAATCATTATAATTTATTGCTAACCCTAATTTATTCGAAAATAAATAAGGTGCTTCAAAGTTTACCCCATAGGAACTAAAGTTATCATATTGATAAAAGCCACCTAAAGTAATATCTTGTCCCAGTAAATTAAATTCTTGTAAGCCTATTCTAAAAGCAAACTCATCATTAGATGAACTAAAGAGATTCGCAAAAGGTATTAAAGTAAAATTTTCTTCAACTTTAAAAACTAACTTATAGGTATTTTTTTTTAAAGGAACTAAAGTATATGTTGTGTTTGATATTGATGGAAGTCGCTTTAATCGCGTAATATCTTTTTCAATTATAACTGAATCTAATTTAACATTAACTTTAGATACAATTATTTTTTTAATAAATGATTTTCTAATTTTTTTTAAGCCGACTATTTCTATTTCAACAACGGTATTATTTTGCGCATACAATTTACCAATTGATAGCATCAGTAACATAATAAAAATGGGCACTATTACCTTTTTTAAAATCAAAATGGTTTTCTTAATTATATATTTTATATAACTCCTTAAGTGTTTGTTCTGCTGGTTTATTTTGAGGTGTAAATCTATTATCGTTATTACCGCCAGATTGCTTATGGTCTATAAACCATTTCCAAACATAGCCTCCTGCAAACCAATCTTCAGACCAAAACTCTTGAATAATCGCTTTAGTAGCATTCACTTGCGCTTCTAAATTCACATTTTCTTCATTACGGTCTACCAACCAAGGTTTTTTAGCAGTATAATCCATACTGCGATACCCATATTCAGTAAATAAAATTGGCCTTTTTTTAGCTATCGCTATTTTCTCTATTCCTACCTTCCATTGTTGCCAACTTTTTCTTAGCGACTCTACAGATGGTGATTGTTCTTCTGAAAGTGGAAAATAAGCATCAATCCCTATATAATCTAAATCCTCCCAGAAAGTTGTTTTAGTGTACTCATCCCAATTAGAAGCGTAGGTTAATTTACCTTTATAAATTTCTTTAATCTCTTTAATTAATTGCTTCCAATACGTTGGCCTATTTTCTACAAATTTTTCTAATTCAGTACCTACACAAAAAATTTCAACATTAGTTTCTGCTGCAAGTTCTGCGTAAGTAATTATAAATTTTTTATAAGTGCTTTCTAAAACCTGCCACTCTTCTTCTGTTTTCATTTCAAGAGCTCCAGTAAACTCACCTCCTCTAATCCATATTTGAGGCTTTAACATTATTTCAATGCCATTTTTGTTAAGCATATCAATATATTGACTTACTCCTTTTTTGGTTTCTCCATACCATTGTCTTTCGGTATTAAACTTAACTTCAGGAGAATTAATATCATTTATAAAACCAAAAGGCATTACTGCAGCATGGTTTGAATTTAAATTTACAACACTATTTACGTGATCTTGCACAACTTCAATTCGAGAAGACACAAAACTAACTCCGTTTATTTTTTTTTTATTTTGACTGGTACAAGAAAGTTGTAGTAGGCACAAAAAGAAAAACCCTATTTTTTTCATCGTTTGTAATTAACGAATCAAAAATAGGGTATATAATTTTATTAATCTTTAAAAGATACCGCGTAAACCTAAATTAAAAGTTTCTCCTAAACCTGTGTTATTTCCCCTAATAAAGTTGGTATATAACAACTCTAAATTTAAAGCTTTCGTTAATTGATATTTTGCACCACCACCAACTGCAGTATAATCTTGTGCAAAATCGTTACCCAAATCAATTCGTTGTGAGTGCTGTGCTAATCCTAAAACTGTAAATTTAGATGAAGGAAAATAGCTTAAAAACACACCCGGCGTCAAGCCCAAACTATTATTGGCAAAACTTTCATTTTTATCACCAAAATGAAGCTCAGAATTTAACTCAGAAAACAATTGCCATTTATCACCCGGAAAAGTGTAATCATAAAAAAATCGATTTTGCCATGTATACCCTTTTTGATCTAAAAAAACTCCGTTTTCAGATTCATTATCAACTAAAGGAATGAAAAAAGAACTTTGAATACTAAAATTACTAACCGATGTAAAAGGCACAAATTTTACTGAAGGAGCAATTGATGTTAGACCCGAACGAGCTGAAGAATTTTCTCCATCAAATTTAAATACATCTAATGCATCCCTACCATTGATAACATTAGATTTAAACTCTAAAATCACACCTAAATTCCACCTTTTATTACTTCCCACTCCCGTGTAAGCTTCTAACGTAGAGGTGAAAAATGTTTGTCTAGGTATATCTCCTTCTACAAAAGTACTTTTAGTTTCAGTGTATAAATTGTTGAACCACTTTAAATCTATTTGACCTTTACCTATTAACTTAGAAGGAGTGTATTGTTGAATATTACTTTTTTCTTCATCATCTTGAGAAAAGCCAAGAGTAATCGTTAACATTAATAATACTATTGCTATAAAGTTTTTGTTTTTCATAATTTGGTTTATTATTTAGCTTCATTTAAAGTCCAATCGTACGGGTAATAATTAATCTTAGAACCCTCTGGCAACTTTTGTGTTTTGTATTTGTTTATAAAATCTGCGGTTGTCTTTCCATTTTTTTCAAAATCAACCTTATACCATTCAAATATTTGCGAAACTTTTACTTTACCCTTTTCTACTACAATAAAATTGGGGTTATCTAATGCTTTTTTTGTTTGCTGTGCCAATTGACTTTTTAATTTAGATGGTAAATAAGCTTCATTAATTATAGGAGGACACCCCAACCCAGCACAGACTAAAACAAAATGAAAACGAGCTTCGTTAGGAAAAACAGCCCTTAACATTTTATTTTCAATATCATTTAATGTAATATTTTTTCCTCCAACATTATATTTTACTTTATCAAAAAAACCAGGCACATCTAAAGGTGATTTTATAGGATAATTAGAAACAACACCACTAATAACTGCAATATTATATGCATTTATCCAAAATGACTGATACTCTAAGGCATTTGCTTTTGATACTGAAATACCTGAAGCTAAATCCATTAACTCCTTTAAACTAGTATCATTTTTTTTAATTCTTGAATAAGAAACCTTCCCATTACTAACATACTCTTTTAAAAATTTATCTGACTTACTAAGGAAGTCATCTGAACTTTGTGAGTAAATAAAATTAAAACTTATTAAAATTAACATTATATTAATAGTCTTTTTCATACGATATTTATTTGTTTGACGTTTAGAAATTAGTCGGTACATTTTCAAAATGCTAACATAATCGACATTTATTAATCTTGAATATTCAAATAGACATAAAGAATATCACAATTCTATAACAGAAATGTTTTTAAAAAAACTTAAATTAAATGCATTATCCATGTTAAGTTTCAAGAATTAATTACGACTCAACCAAAACAACCAATCAAAGCATATGGAAAACATTGTCATTATTGGAAATGGAATAGCGGGTGTAACAGCCGCTAGACATATTCGAAAATTATCCGATAAAAAGATTACGATTATATCTGCCGAAAGCGAATATTTTTTCTCGAGAACAGCTTTAATGTATGTATACATGGGGCACATGAAATTTGAACACACACAGCCTTACGAAAGTTGGTTTTGGAAAAAAAATAGAATTGATTTACTTAACGCTTTTGTAGAAAAAGTAGATCACGAAAATAAAAGCCTACAGTTAAAAGGTGGTACCACTATATCTTATGATAAATTGATTCTAGCAACAGGGTCTAAACCTAATAAGTTTGGTTGGCCAGGGCAAGATTTAAAAGGTGTACAAGGGTTATATTCTAAACAAGATCTTGAAAAACTTGAAGAAAATGCACCAGATAATAAAACATGTAATAGAGCTGTAATTGTTGGTGGTGGACTTATTGGTATTGAAATGGCTGAAATGTTAAGAAGCCGAAAAATACCTGTTACATTTTTAGTAAGAGAAGATAGTTTTTGGAACGGCGTACTTCCAAAAGGAGAATCGCAGTTAATAAATGAACATATTTTAGAACATCATATAGATTTACGTTTGAATACTAATTTAGAAGAAATTATTTCTGATGAAAATGGTCGTGCTAAAGCTATAAGAACAGATAAAGGCGATATTATTGATTGTAACGTCGTAGGATTAACTGCTGGCGTTGCACCAAATATAGATTTTCTTAAAGATTCTGGCATTGAATTAGGTAGAGGTGTAAAAGTAAATAGACTTTTAGAAACTAATATAAAAGATATATATGCTATTGGTGATTGTGCTGAACAACACGAAGGCATTGGAAGTAGAAGACCTATTGAAGCTGTATGGTATACAGGCCGAATGATGGGGGAAACTCTTGCTCAAACCATTTGCAACAAACCTACAGAGTATAAACCAGGACATTGGTTTAATTCTGCCAAATTTTTAGATGTTGAATACCAGACTTATGGTTGGGTTTTTAGTGAAAGAAGTAAAAAAGATGATGAAGCCCATTTTCATTGGAGAGATTCATCTGAAAAAATATGTATTACAATTGCATACCATAAAGAGAGCAAACAATTTTTAGGCATTAACACTTTTGGTATACGGATGAGACATGAAATATTTGATCGTTGGTTAACAGAATCCAAAGATGTATACTATGTAATGGAATATCTAAAAGATGCCAATTTTGACCCTGAATTCTTCAAAAAATATGAAGACAAAATAGTATCAAAATTTAATACAGAATTTGAAACAAACATCAACACTAAAAAGAAAAGCTGGAAAAGAATTTTTAGCAAAGCCTAATAGCTATAAGATAAATTTATGAAAACAATTCAAAATATTGGCCTTGTGATTTTTTTACTAGGCTTAGCAACATTTACCGCTTTACCTCTACTTGGTACTTTTAAAGTAGACCAAACTTCATTCGATCAAATCATTTCAGATAAAAAAATCAAAAGCGAAGTTTTTATCCAAAACATTGAAAAAAATGTTGTCGGGAAAGAATTTAACGGCATGCAGCAATTGTCGCCCAAAGTTAGTAATGCATTAAAAATTGCTAATGAAACCCATGTAAAAAACAAAGAGTACGATAAAAAAATATACACTAGCTCTAGTGATATGGCGGCCCTTATTGGCAAAAAATCAGGCACTGGCTATATCGCTAATCATAAAGGTATAATGTGGTTTTTATCTTTTGGATTAGGAATTATAGGTGCTTTACTATTTATATTGCCTAATGTAATTTTATTAGGTAAAAAAGGAATTAAAAATGACGGTGTTTATCATGATAGTGCAACTAGCAGAGGCTGGATCGCATGGATGGTTTTCATCTTCTTAGTTTCTTTTTATTTAGTTCTTTATTTTGCTTCAGAATACGCAGTAAACTGGACCTTCGTAGTAGATCCTATAAGTGAAAGTTTAAGCGGAAACCCAGCTGGCCATTGGTTTGTATATGGGTTTATGTATTGCGTAGTTATGTCGGTTATGGCCGTACGGATGTATATAAAATATCGCCATAACGTTTACCAAATGGTACGTACAACATCTGTACTGTTTTTTCAAATTGTATTTGCATTTCTTATACCTGAAATAATGGTGCGTTTACAAATGCCTTATTATGATTTTAAAAATGCTTTTCCTTTAGATTATGATTTCTTTTTTCAATGGAACTTAAAAGACCTATTAAATAGTGGAGGAATTGGGCTTTTTATATTAGTTTGGGGTATTGTATTAACATTGGTTGTTGTACCTGTAATGGTTTACTTTTTTGGTAAAAGATGGTACTGCTCATGGGTATGTGGATGTGGTGGATTAGCTGAAACTTTAGGTGACCCCTACAGACAACATTCTAGTAAATCACTTTTTTCATGGAAAGTAGAACGTTGGTTAATACATGGTGTATTAGTTTTTGCCGTGGGTATGACAATATTAACACTTTATAGCTTTTTTGCTGAAACTAGTACCGTTTTAGGTATAAAAACTTCAAGCATTCAAAATTTATACAGTTTATTAATTGGTTCTATTTTTGCTGGAGTTATAGGTACTGGGTTTTATCCAATATTTGGTAATAGAGTTTGGTGTAGATTTGGCTGTCCGCTTGCAGCTTATTTAGGTTTTGTTCAACGTTTTAAATCTCGTTTTAGAATTACAACTAATGGTGGTCAGTGTATCTCTTGTGGTAACTGTTCAACATATTGCGAACAAGGTATAGATGTTAGAGCCTATGCTCAAAAAGGAGAAAACATTGTTCGATCTAGTTGTGTAGGTTGTGGTGTATGTTCTGCTGTTTGCCCTAGAGGAGTTTTAAAATTAGAAAATGGACCAGAAGAAGGTCGTATAAATCCTACTGAAGTTTTACTTGGTAATGACGTAGATTTAATGGATTTAGTAAACAAGAAATAATCAATAATGTATTTAAAAGCTTTTTTTTATGTTTGTGTCTTTGCTTTATTTTGCACTAATGCAACTGCAAAAACATATTCCAAGAAATATTACGAAACTGGAAAACTAAAATCTGAAGGTTGGGTTGATAATGGAAAAAAAAGTGGTTATTGGAAATTCTACTATATGAATGGTAGAATTTCAGAAGAGGGACATTATGATGAAAATAAAAAAATAAAATATTGGCACTACTATAATGAATACGGTAAATTAAAACAACAAGGAAGTTATATAGACGGTCAAAAATCTAAATGGTGGTTGTTTTTTGATACTAATGGTCAAATTAATCACAAGTGTCAATTAAGTGAAGGAGTTAAAAATGGTTACTGTTTAAAGTACATTAATGAAAAACTTTCTTCTGCTGAAAAATATGAAAATGGAAAAAAAATTAATGAATGGTTTAGCTTCTCAAGTTTTAAAAGCGACAACAAACTTTCTGATTTAAAATAATGACCCATATTAAAGTTATTATTCCCGCATTTAACGAGGCTGATTCCATAGCTCATGTTATTCAAGAAATTCCAGACATTGTTTCTGAAATAATTGTAGTCAACAACAACTCTACAGACGATACGGCTAGCAATGCCAAAAAAGCAGGTGCTACAGTACTTACAGAGAAAAAAAAAGGTTACGGATACGCTTGTTTACTTGGTATGGAGCATATCCGTAAACAATCTAAAAAACCAGATATAGTTGTTTTTATAGATGGTGATTATTCTGATTACCCAAAAGAGCTCACAAAAATTATTGCACCAATACTCAATGACAACATAGATATGGTTATTGGAGCCAGGGATGAGAATTTAAGAGAAGAAGGCTCGATGACTCCTCAACAAATTTTTGGAAATTGGCTTGCTACTTTTTTAATGAAATTATTCTTCAGTGCAAAGTTTACCGATTTAGGTCCATTTAGGGCTATGAAATACGATAAACTACTCGAACTGAACATGCAAGACAAAACTTATGGATGGACCGTTGAGATGCAATTGAAAGTTTTGAAAAAGAAATTTACATATACCGAAGTACCAGTACGTTATAAAAAAAGAATTGGCATATCAAAAGTGTCAGGTACAGTAAAAGGTAGTATATTTGCAGGCGTAAAAATCTTAAGTTGGATTTTTAAATATAGTTTAAAATAAAATGACTCTAACAGTTTCCTACATCATTATTGTAATTTACAGTATTTCATTATTGTTAATCTTCTTTTATAGCCTTGCTCAATTAAATCTATTGATCAACTATTTAGGTAATAAAAGACAAAATCAAACTGCAGCTAAATTCAATCTTTTAGATGCAAAAGAAATACCTTATATTACTATTCAACTTCCTGTTTATAATGAGGAATATGTAATGGATCGCTTATTAGAAAACATTGCAAAATTAGAATACCCTTCTAACAAATTAGAAATTCAAGTTTTAGATGACTCTACTGACGATACTGTTATAGAAACAGCTAAACATGTAAAAAAACTTCAAGAAACTGGTTTAGATATTGTACATATTACACGTACAAATAGATCTGGTTTTAAAGCTGGAGCATTAAAAGAAGGATTAGAAATTGCTAAAGGTGATTTTATAGCCATTTTTGATGCTGATTTTTTACCATCTGCCGATTGGCTTAAAAAAACAGTTATTTATTTTAAAGATGAAGAAATTGGTGTTGTTCAAACCCGTTGGGGACATATAAACCGAGACTATTCTACATTAACACGTATACAAGCTTTTGCTTTAGACGCTCACTTTACATTAGAACAAGTAGGGCGAAATGCTAAAGGTCACTTTATTAATTTTAATGGTACTGCTGGTATATGGCGTAAAGAATGTATTCTTGATGCTGGTAACTGGGAAGGTGATACTTTAACTGAAGATTTAGATTTAAGTTATAGAGCACAACTTAAAAACTGGAAGTTTAAATATTTAGAAGATGTTGAAACTCCTGCAGAGCTTCCTGTAGTAATTAGTGCTGCTCGTTCTCAACAATTTAGATGGAATAAAGGTGGTGCTGAAAACTTTAGAAAATCTGTAACTAGTGTTGTTTCTGCTAAACATATCCCATTTAAAACCAAATTCCATGGGGTTATGCACTTACTAAATAGCTCAATGTTTTTATGTGTATTTATTGTTGCTGTATTAAGTATTCCAATGTTATACATTAAAAATAGTTATGGCCATTTAGGGTGGATTTTTGAAGTTACAAGTTTCTTTATCGTAAGTACAGTTATATTATTTGTCTGCTATTGGTTTACCTACAAGAGTATTCAAGGTAGTGGTTTTGAAAATTTCATAGATTACATTAAAATATTTTTTACCTTTTTCTCAGTAGCATTAGGTTTTTCTTTACACAACTCTATTGCTGTACTTGAAGGCCATATGGGTAAAAGAAGTGAATTTGTTAGAACTCCAAAATTTAACCTCGACAACATTAAAAACAGTTGGAAAGGAAATAAATATTTAGCTAAAAAACTATCTCCAAATATGATTTTAGAGGCTGCTCTAATGGTTTATTTCTTATTTGGTATGTATAGCGCAATTCCTTTAAATGATTTTGGTTTATTCCCTTTTCATTTCATGCTATTTCTTGGTTTTGGCTTTGTATTCTTTAAATCATTGACAGCAAGAGCATAAGTATGGAAAAGTATTGGAAACTTCATAAACTTCCAATTTTAATAGTACTTATCAGTGCTATATGCTATAATCTTTTAGCTTTTAATTTTCAAAGAGATGAGTTCATTAAACTAATATCCATTTTTCTTGGATTATCAATTTTATGCTATAAACTCATTGAATTTGAAAAGCTAAATTTTAGGTTTCTTTTATTTTCTGGAATAATATTTAGAATTATTTTTCTTTTAATTCTTCCCAATTTATCGCAAGATTATTTTCGATTTATATGGGATGGAGAGCTACTATCTAATGGTTTAAATCCATATTTAAAAACACCCAATCAACTTATTGAAGAATCTAATTTAATAATTGATAACGTCATTAAACTATATAATGGCATGGGAAGCTTAAGTGCCAAACACTATAGCAATTACCCTCCTCTAAATCAAATCATTTTTGCCATATCAGTATTTATTGGCGGCAAAAGTATTGCGGGTTCTGTAGTTGTAATGCGCCTCTTTATTATTTCTGCAGATATCGGAATTGTACTTATTGGTCGTAAATTATTAAAAAAAATAAATCGAGCTCCTCACCTTATTTTCTGGTATTTTTTAAATCCATTAGTTATTGTTGAACTTACCGGAAATCTTCATTTTGAAGGGGTAATGCTTTTCTTTTTTATATGGTCATTGTACTTAATCTCTAAAAATAATTGGAAAATTGGAGGTGTAATTTACGCCTTATCTATTTCCGTAAAATTGGTCCCACTAGTCTTTCTTCCTCTTTTCTTAAAACATTTAGGCTTCAAAAAAAGCATTTTTTTTTATAGCATTATAGGCCTAACAACATTGACTTTAATAGCCCCTTTCTATTCTTCTGAATTTATACATAATTATTCTAAAACGATTGGATTATGGTTTTCTAATTTTGAATTTAATTCCAGTATTTATAATTTAGTTAAAGAAATAGCCGTAAGTCATTTTGATGCTAAACCTTGGGAGCTTATAAAAGTGTATGGCAAAATAACTCCTATCATCGTTATTACTTCTGTTTTATTATTTACGTTTTTTAAAGTAGATAGAAATATAACAACATTAATAACAGCAATGCTTTGGGTACTTTCTATTTACTACTTTACATCAGCAACCGTACACCCTTGGTATATTATTTTTCTAATACTACTTACCGTTTTTACAAATTACAGATATTCTATCGTATGGTCTTTAGCTGTTGTACTTAGTTATTGGGCATATTCAAATAGTGATTATAAAGAACATTTAGGAATATTGCTTTTTGAATATATTGCAGTATATGGTTTTATGTTTTACGAAATATTTAAGCTTCGTAACAAAAAGCACGTTTTTTGTAAAAAAAATACCATAAATGATGTCAAGTCAAATTAATTTGTACTTTTGATTTATAATGAACAATAAAAATTACATATCTACAACTGACAGGTCTTTCGCACCTGCACGTTCATTTACACCTACACGTCGCCGCCCGTAAGGGTGTGTCATATTATGGAAATAGGTGAGTCCATTTCCGCAGAAAACAAAACGATATTTCAATTAACTTTTACTTTTAAACATAAAATTGGCAATGGAAATACTGATTGCTAACGAATCACATTTTAAATACGCTGAAGTGATTTGCGACACTATAGCCGAATCTGCAAAAATAAGAGGCACTGGTATTGCTAGGCGCACCCCTGAATACGTTTGTAAAAAATTAGAAAACGGGAATGCTGTTATAGCTCTAGAAGATGGTCAATTTGCTGGCTTCTGCTACATTGAAGTTTGGGGACATGAAAAATTTGTTGCCAATTCAGGACTAATTGTACACCCCGATTTTAGAGATAGAGGGTTAGCTAGACAAATTAAAGAACGAGTTTTTAATTTATCAAGAGAGAAATTTCCTGACGCTAAAATTTTCGGTATTACTACTGGTTTAGCTGTCATGAAAATAAATTACGAACTAGGCTATAAACCTACC
Encoded proteins:
- a CDS encoding outer membrane protein assembly factor; this encodes MPIFIMLLMLSIGKLYAQNNTVVEIEIVGLKKIRKSFIKKIIVSKVNVKLDSVIIEKDITRLKRLPSISNTTYTLVPLKKNTYKLVFKVEENFTLIPFANLFSSSNDEFAFRIGLQEFNLLGQDITLGGFYQYDNFSSYGVNFEAPYLFSNKLGLAINYNDLTTEEPVFIDQETANYKYNNHGIEILGLYEINFNNRLAFGYSFFNEDYQYISGVTKDNVPQQLKVNKHLYKFLYNYDNVHYQHQYLSGFKSALNFQYVGSKDENLQPFFIGFNDFSYFKRIGKKGNWANRLRLGLSSNPKTPFAPFTLDNNLNIRGVGNSIDRGTGAIVLNTEYRYTLIDRNWFVLQSNAFIDAGSWRDPGGGFDDFTRSNNIRVYPGLGLRFIHKKIFNAIFRLDYGYGITPNETNGIVFGIGQYF
- a CDS encoding NAD(P)/FAD-dependent oxidoreductase translates to MENIVIIGNGIAGVTAARHIRKLSDKKITIISAESEYFFSRTALMYVYMGHMKFEHTQPYESWFWKKNRIDLLNAFVEKVDHENKSLQLKGGTTISYDKLILATGSKPNKFGWPGQDLKGVQGLYSKQDLEKLEENAPDNKTCNRAVIVGGGLIGIEMAEMLRSRKIPVTFLVREDSFWNGVLPKGESQLINEHILEHHIDLRLNTNLEEIISDENGRAKAIRTDKGDIIDCNVVGLTAGVAPNIDFLKDSGIELGRGVKVNRLLETNIKDIYAIGDCAEQHEGIGSRRPIEAVWYTGRMMGETLAQTICNKPTEYKPGHWFNSAKFLDVEYQTYGWVFSERSKKDDEAHFHWRDSSEKICITIAYHKESKQFLGINTFGIRMRHEIFDRWLTESKDVYYVMEYLKDANFDPEFFKKYEDKIVSKFNTEFETNINTKKKSWKRIFSKA
- a CDS encoding DUF547 domain-containing protein — its product is MKKTINIMLILISFNFIYSQSSDDFLSKSDKFLKEYVSNGKVSYSRIKKNDTSLKELMDLASGISVSKANALEYQSFWINAYNIAVISGVVSNYPIKSPLDVPGFFDKVKYNVGGKNITLNDIENKMLRAVFPNEARFHFVLVCAGLGCPPIINEAYLPSKLKSQLAQQTKKALDNPNFIVVEKGKVKVSQIFEWYKVDFEKNGKTTADFINKYKTQKLPEGSKINYYPYDWTLNEAK
- a CDS encoding glycoside hydrolase TIM-barrel-like domain-containing protein; this encodes MKKIGFFFLCLLQLSCTSQNKKKINGVSFVSSRIEVVQDHVNSVVNLNSNHAAVMPFGFINDINSPEVKFNTERQWYGETKKGVSQYIDMLNKNGIEIMLKPQIWIRGGEFTGALEMKTEEEWQVLESTYKKFIITYAELAAETNVEIFCVGTELEKFVENRPTYWKQLIKEIKEIYKGKLTYASNWDEYTKTTFWEDLDYIGIDAYFPLSEEQSPSVESLRKSWQQWKVGIEKIAIAKKRPILFTEYGYRSMDYTAKKPWLVDRNEENVNLEAQVNATKAIIQEFWSEDWFAGGYVWKWFIDHKQSGGNNDNRFTPQNKPAEQTLKELYKIYN
- a CDS encoding 4Fe-4S dicluster domain-containing protein, producing MKTIQNIGLVIFLLGLATFTALPLLGTFKVDQTSFDQIISDKKIKSEVFIQNIEKNVVGKEFNGMQQLSPKVSNALKIANETHVKNKEYDKKIYTSSSDMAALIGKKSGTGYIANHKGIMWFLSFGLGIIGALLFILPNVILLGKKGIKNDGVYHDSATSRGWIAWMVFIFLVSFYLVLYFASEYAVNWTFVVDPISESLSGNPAGHWFVYGFMYCVVMSVMAVRMYIKYRHNVYQMVRTTSVLFFQIVFAFLIPEIMVRLQMPYYDFKNAFPLDYDFFFQWNLKDLLNSGGIGLFILVWGIVLTLVVVPVMVYFFGKRWYCSWVCGCGGLAETLGDPYRQHSSKSLFSWKVERWLIHGVLVFAVGMTILTLYSFFAETSTVLGIKTSSIQNLYSLLIGSIFAGVIGTGFYPIFGNRVWCRFGCPLAAYLGFVQRFKSRFRITTNGGQCISCGNCSTYCEQGIDVRAYAQKGENIVRSSCVGCGVCSAVCPRGVLKLENGPEEGRINPTEVLLGNDVDLMDLVNKK
- a CDS encoding transporter, whose protein sequence is MKNKNFIAIVLLMLTITLGFSQDDEEKSNIQQYTPSKLIGKGQIDLKWFNNLYTETKSTFVEGDIPRQTFFTSTLEAYTGVGSNKRWNLGVILEFKSNVINGRDALDVFKFDGENSSARSGLTSIAPSVKFVPFTSVSNFSIQSSFFIPLVDNESENGVFLDQKGYTWQNRFFYDYTFPGDKWQLFSELNSELHFGDKNESFANNSLGLTPGVFLSYFPSSKFTVLGLAQHSQRIDLGNDFAQDYTAVGGGAKYQLTKALNLELLYTNFIRGNNTGLGETFNLGLRGIF
- a CDS encoding toxin-antitoxin system YwqK family antitoxin translates to MYLKAFFYVCVFALFCTNATAKTYSKKYYETGKLKSEGWVDNGKKSGYWKFYYMNGRISEEGHYDENKKIKYWHYYNEYGKLKQQGSYIDGQKSKWWLFFDTNGQINHKCQLSEGVKNGYCLKYINEKLSSAEKYENGKKINEWFSFSSFKSDNKLSDLK